One window of the Manihot esculenta cultivar AM560-2 chromosome 14, M.esculenta_v8, whole genome shotgun sequence genome contains the following:
- the LOC110600151 gene encoding protein SRG1: MSEAAEAPVSSTGSPAKYVQEMSRDGDEPPPRYIVKQIPNSSPPSAPVPVIDLSQLSSPEELGKLRSALSSWGCFQAIGHGISSSFLDKIRHVTKQFFALPTDEKLKYARETYDMEGYGNDPVLSDKQVYDWCDRLFLNLIPQDSRKLHLWPANPSEFREVLDEYSVNMKLIVELLLKAMARSLNLEEDCFLKQYEDKELMAARFNYYPACPKPDSVLGAKAHSDGSAITILLQDQEVEGLQMFKDDQWFRVPILPHAFVVNAGDQIQIMSNGIFKSPLHRVSTSSEKDRISLAVFHLPNPEVEIEPVKGLIDEKWPQQYRKLKNYSAINFECFQNGKIALETVRI, from the exons ATGTCTGAAGCAGCGGAAGCGCCAGTGAGCTCCACAGGATCTCCGGCCAAGTATGTGCAAGAAATGTCCAGAGATGGTGATGAGCCACCTCCAAGATATATTGTTAAACAGATTCCCAACTCGTCTCCTCCATCAGCCCCCGTTCCTGTCATCGATCTCAGCCAACTGTCTTCTCCAGAAGAGCTCGGAAAACTCAGATCAGCCCTCAGCTCCTGGGGTTGCTTCCAG GCTATAGGACATGGGATTTCCAGCTCATTCCTAGACAAGATACGACATGTCACAAAACAATTCTTTGCACTTCCGACAGATGAGAAACTCAAGTATGCTCGTGAAACCTACGACATGGAAGGCTATGGAAACGACCCTGTTCTTTCTGATAAGCAAGTTTACGACTGGTGTGATCGTCTCTTCCTTAATCTAATCCCACAAGACTCAAGAAAGCTTCACCTTTGGCCTGCCAATCCATCTGAATTTAG AGAAGTATTGGATGAGTATTCTGTGAACATGAAGCTGATAGTGGAGCTTCTCCTCAAGGCGATGGCAAGATCATTGAATCTAGAGGAGGATTGCTTCTTGAAACAATATGAAGATAAAGAACTTATGGCTGCAAGATTTAATTATTATCCTGCATGTCCAAAGCCAGACTCAGTTCTTGGAGCTAAAGCTCATTCTGATGGATCTGCTATAACGATTCTTTTACAAGATCAAGAGGTGGAAGGTCTTCAAATGTTCAAAGATGATCAATGGTTTAGAGTTCCAATACTCCCTCATGCTTTCGTCGTCAATGCCGGAGATCAGATCCAG ATAATGAGTAATGGGATCTTCAAGAGCCCATTGCACAGAGTATCAACAAGTTCAGAGAAGGACAGAATATCACTGGCAGTGTTCCACTTGCCAAATCCAGAAGTGGAGATTGAACCAgtcaaaggtttgattgatgAAAAATGGCCACAGCAGTACAGGAAGCTTAAAAATTATTCTGCCATCAACTTTGAATGCTTCCAAAATGGGAAAATTGCACTGGAAACTGTTAGAATATAA